In [Phormidium] sp. ETS-05, the genomic window TTGGAGGAGAAACCGGGTTTCTGGGACAATTTTCTGATTGTCCCCCCAATTTGGAAACCCCCCCTGGCGGACAAAGGACAAAGGACAATCCCCCCAACCCTCCTTTGAAAGGGGGGGGAAGATGGGAAAGAGGGGACAAATGACAAAGCCTGCCCTGAGCTTGTCGAAGGGGACAAAGGACAAAGGACAAAGGACAAAGGACAAATGACAAATGACAAATGACCATTATTTATCCTCTTCGCGAGTAGCCAGCCCCCCCACAAACGCCCCTAAAATCGTACCAGTCCACAGCCCCGCCGTACTCCCTTTCCAAACCGCACCAGGAGAAACCCAAGCCTGACAAAAAACATTGAAAACCTGGGGCTGATTTTGGCAAGAAGATGTATGAACTAGCCAGCTCATTTGCCCACCAAAGTAAGAACCAAATAATCCCGATGACAAGGCGGCAAAGGTGCAAATCATTATCCGTTTTTGAGATTTGTTTGGGTTCATATGATAATATATTTACCATTTTTTATTAAGTGTTCCTACAAGTATTCCGTAGGGACACGGCATGTGTCCTCTAACTATAGCCAGACTCCTGGCGTTTCCCCCGCGCTGAAGGTTCATCCCCCAGCCCCCAGCCCCCAGCCCCCTGCACTCCTACCCCCTCACCCGCAACCGCTCCCGCGCCTCTGGATGACTGGCAAGGTAATCACCCAACCAAGCCCAACCCATTGCCAGCAGTTCATCCAAGGTGCGGGCCCGCCACAGGGGCACCGTGGGATAACCAGGGATACGAGAGGCAAGCAGCTTTCCCGACAAATCCCACAGCCGCGCCGTGCGGTCAGCAGAAGCAGTAGCCAGGGTTTGACCATCGGGACTGAAACAGACACTCCATACCTCCCCCTGATGTCCCCGGAATTCGGCTATTTGATTCCCTGACAAATCCCACAGCCGCGCCGTGCCGTCAGAGGAAGCTGTAGCCAGGGTTTGACCGTTAGGACTGAAACAGACACTCCAGACCTGCCCCTGATGTCCCCGGAATTCGGCTATTTGATTCCCCAATATGTCCCACAGCCGCGCCGTGCCGTCAGAGGAAGCGATGGCGAGGGTTTTGCCGTCGGGGCTGAAACAGACTCTCCATACCCATTCTTGATATCTGCTGAATTTGGCAATTTGATTCCCCGACAAATCCCACAACCGGGCAGTACCGTCACGGGCAGCGGTAGCAATGGTTTGACCATCGGCACTGAAGCTGACACTCAATACCTCATCCTGATGTCCGTTGAATTGGGCAATCTGGTTTCCCGACAAGTCCCACAGCCTCGCCGTGCGGTCATCAGAAGCAGTGGCAATGGTTTGACCATCAGGACTGAAGCAAACACTTCTTACCGGGTCCTGATGCCCGCTGAATTCGACTATCTGATTTCCTGACAAATCCCACAGCCGCGCTGTACGGTCATGGGAGGCAGTGGTAATGATTCTGCCGTCGGGACTGAAACAGACACTCCTTACCCAGTTCTGATGTCCGCTGAATTGAGCTATCTGCTTTTTTGACAAATCCCACAATAGTGCCGTCCCGTCACCAGATGCGGTGACGATGCTTAGGCAGTTGGGACTGAAACAGACACTTGATACCCAGTCCTGATGTCCACTGAAACAGGCAATTTGATTTCCCCACAAATCCCACAGCCGCACCTTGCGGTCATAGGAAGTAGTGGCGATGGTTTTACCGTCGGGACTGAAACAGATGCTCCATACCCAATCCTGATGTCCGGTGAATTGGGCGATCTGGTTTCCGTCCAAATCCCACAACCGCGCCGTGCGGTCTCCCGAAGCGGTGGCGAAGGTTTGACCGTCAGGGCTAAAACAGATGCTATTTATCAAGTTTTGATGTCCGGTGAATTGGGCTATTTGGTTTCCGTCCAAATCCCACAGCCGCGCCGTGCGGTCACTGGAGGCGGTGGCAATGGTTTTGCCATCAGGACTGAAACAGACGCTCAATACCCAGTCTTGATGCCCGGTGAATTCCACTATCTGATTTCCTGACAAATCCCACAGCCGCGCCGTGCGGTCACTGGAGGCGGTGGCAATGGCTTTGCCATTAGGACTGAAACAGACGCTCCTTACTGAGCTTTGATGTCCAGCAAATAGGGCTATCAGCTTTCCCGACAAGTCCCACAGCCGCGCCTTGCCATCCTTGGAAGCGGTGGCCAGGGTTTTGCCGTCGGGGCTGAAACATACGCTCCTTAGCGAACCCTGATGTCCGCTGAATTCGGCAATCTGATTCCCCGACAAATCCCACAACCGGGCGGTGCCATCCTTGGAAGCAGTGGCAATGGTTTGACCGTCGGGGCTGAAACAAACACTCCTTACTGAACCCTGATGTCCGCTGAATTGAGCTATCTGTTTTCCCGACAAATCCCACAACCGGGCGGTGCCGTCATGGGATGCAGTAGCGATGCTGTGACCGTCAGGACTGAAACAGACACTCCATACCCAGCTTTGATGTCCGGTGAATTGATTTCGCTCGCGGATATTGTCCAGAATCACCTGCAAAGCCAGCAGGGGACTGGTAGCGGGATATTCTGCCAGAGAGCTTTTGTCTTTTACCAGTTTCTGCAAGGCTTGCCCTGCTTCCATTGCCATCAGTAAGGCTTGAATTTGCCCGCCCTGGGATTCAAATTCTCGCAACGCCCTGACGCCCGCCCGTTCAATTTTCGTGGCTTCTTTCGCTTCCCATATCAGCCTTTCGGCTTCCTGCTTCGCCTGTTCTAAGATTTGATTAGCTTCCCGTTCCGCTGCTAAATCACTCTGCAGTTCTCGCCTTTCTAATTCTTGACTGGCAGAAAAGAAAGCATAATCATCAGAATTCAGATTTTTATCTGCTGCCCAGTGCAGGGCTTCTTCCAAGGCTTGCCCCCGCAACAGCCGCGAACTATCTTGGCGGTTGGACTCTAACCAAGCCTTAATCGCTTCATTATAAGGGCGCAGTTTGGCTAATTCCTGCTCCACCCATTGCGGGTCAAAAATCGCCTCATAGATGGGATTGTACACCTGTAAGTAGCCGTTTTGCTGCACCACCAATCCCGATAGGCGCAGTTCCGTTTGTTCCCGACTGCCATCAGCGGCGATTTTGCCTACTTTGGTTTTGCCCCCCTTTAAAAAAGGGGGTTGGGGGATGTGATTGCCCCCCCTTTTTAAGGGGGGGTTGGGGGGGATCCCAGAAGCATCTAAAATTTGCTGATATAGTCCCAGGAGTCGGCTCGTCCGCTGCTCGTTACTCAGGATGCGGTCTCTAATTGTTCTTAAATGTTCCGGTTCGTCTTGACCTTCCCAATTAGCGATAATATGAGTTTTCACCAACTTAGCAAGATTCGGTTTTCTGCTGGTAGCCTTATCTAGAATCAACTGGCACAACTTCTGAGTCAAAAACGGCTGTCCTCCCGTCCAATCCAATATCTGTTTTAACACCCTTTCTGGGTGGTCGGTTTTCGCCGCCAGTCCTGGAGTTAGGGCTGGTGTTGCTTCTTTTAAAGTAAAACCCGTCAGCTCAATAGCGCGACCGATATTAAACGGCGTCCGCCTTTTGTCTGCAATCAAATCCGACGGCGTTGCCACCCCCAGCAGGCAAAAAGTCAGGCGATTGTATTCCGGTTTATCCACTCTTTGATTATAACAGGCACGGATAAATGTAAACAAGTCATCTTTAAAGGTGATTTTGAGAATTCCATCAATTTCATCAATAAAAATGACGATATTTTGCTCTAGTTCTGCCAGCAACACACCCTCGATAAACTGGTTAAACCGCTGTCCCGGAGGCAAAAAATTATGTTCTCGCCACCAAGCGGTAAAATTCACCTTACCAAAGAGGGAAAAACTCTTGAGTAACTCAAAAGCAATTCCCCCATACCAGGTATCTGGGGTGACAGATTCGCTACCAATTACCGTGAGGTCAATTGACCCACAGGCGAACCCTTCCGCTTGCAGTTTTTTCATCGTCTGCACCCGCAAGCTAGATTTACCCATCTGGCGCGAATTCAGCACATAGCAGAAATTGCCATTTTTTAACTCCTGATAGAGGTCAGCGTCAGCTTTTCTGACCACATAAGTGGGGTTTTGGGAATCTAAACTACCGCCTACTTGATACATTGTCATAGATGTTTACCTCAATTGGTCAAATTGTATAATGTACTGCCCTCACCCTAAATCCCTCTCCCAGAAAGGGAGAGGGACTTGAAAGGCAACTCTCCTCCCCCCTCTCCCCCCCCTTTCAAAGGGGGGTAGGGGGGATGGAGAGGGGACGGGGGTGAGGGCAATATTGAGTGTTTCATTTTTATTTGAAAATAGGGGCGAAGCATTCGGATAATAAATTCTCGGTTTCTCGCGAGAGATAACTCGCCCTCATGCTTCGCCCCTACAAGTCATCACCCAAGTGATTAGTAAAATAAACCCGATATAAATTACACCGGGGACTACTATTATCGCCATTCCGCTTAATTAAACCCATACTATCCAATTTATACCCCTGCATGGTGTCGATTTTTACCGGTTCCGAGGCGCTCACAACTTTTTGCAAAGTTGCAGATAGTTTTGGCTGTTGTTGCAGGGTTGCCAAATGTCGCCGCAAGTGAGCGTTATAAATACCTGCATCGGTGGCTGCATCCCGCAGCAAATCTTCCAGTTTCACCTCTCCAAGGGCAAGGCGATAAAGTGCCAACCGGATGAGATAGGGATGTCCTCCCACTATCTCCATTAACTGCGGTACTGGCGTATCTTTCCCATCCAAACCATGACGCCGAGCCAACTCCTGCACCTGTGGGGTGGTAAACTCAGGTAATTCTATGGGTTCCCCCACATTAAACGGCGATTGATTGATATTCAGCTTACCATAATCTTCGGTGGAATGGGCTACAACTAGGCGGAATTTTTTCCAAATATCTTTGTTTTTCGCTTCTTCATGCCAGTTCCGCAACAGGGCGAAAAATTCCTGAGAGATATGGTGATAGGGGAATAGGCGATCGACCCCATCCAACC contains:
- a CDS encoding AAA-like domain-containing protein; this translates as MTMYQVGGSLDSQNPTYVVRKADADLYQELKNGNFCYVLNSRQMGKSSLRVQTMKKLQAEGFACGSIDLTVIGSESVTPDTWYGGIAFELLKSFSLFGKVNFTAWWREHNFLPPGQRFNQFIEGVLLAELEQNIVIFIDEIDGILKITFKDDLFTFIRACYNQRVDKPEYNRLTFCLLGVATPSDLIADKRRTPFNIGRAIELTGFTLKEATPALTPGLAAKTDHPERVLKQILDWTGGQPFLTQKLCQLILDKATSRKPNLAKLVKTHIIANWEGQDEPEHLRTIRDRILSNEQRTSRLLGLYQQILDASGIPPNPPLKRGGNHIPQPPFLKGGKTKVGKIAADGSREQTELRLSGLVVQQNGYLQVYNPIYEAIFDPQWVEQELAKLRPYNEAIKAWLESNRQDSSRLLRGQALEEALHWAADKNLNSDDYAFFSASQELERRELQSDLAAEREANQILEQAKQEAERLIWEAKEATKIERAGVRALREFESQGGQIQALLMAMEAGQALQKLVKDKSSLAEYPATSPLLALQVILDNIRERNQFTGHQSWVWSVCFSPDGHSIATASHDGTARLWDLSGKQIAQFSGHQGSVRSVCFSPDGQTIATASKDGTARLWDLSGNQIAEFSGHQGSLRSVCFSPDGKTLATASKDGKARLWDLSGKLIALFAGHQSSVRSVCFSPNGKAIATASSDRTARLWDLSGNQIVEFTGHQDWVLSVCFSPDGKTIATASSDRTARLWDLDGNQIAQFTGHQNLINSICFSPDGQTFATASGDRTARLWDLDGNQIAQFTGHQDWVWSICFSPDGKTIATTSYDRKVRLWDLWGNQIACFSGHQDWVSSVCFSPNCLSIVTASGDGTALLWDLSKKQIAQFSGHQNWVRSVCFSPDGRIITTASHDRTARLWDLSGNQIVEFSGHQDPVRSVCFSPDGQTIATASDDRTARLWDLSGNQIAQFNGHQDEVLSVSFSADGQTIATAARDGTARLWDLSGNQIAKFSRYQEWVWRVCFSPDGKTLAIASSDGTARLWDILGNQIAEFRGHQGQVWSVCFSPNGQTLATASSDGTARLWDLSGNQIAEFRGHQGEVWSVCFSPDGQTLATASADRTARLWDLSGKLLASRIPGYPTVPLWRARTLDELLAMGWAWLGDYLASHPEARERLRVRG